The Pangasianodon hypophthalmus isolate fPanHyp1 chromosome 5, fPanHyp1.pri, whole genome shotgun sequence genome includes a window with the following:
- the senp7 gene encoding sentrin-specific protease 7 isoform X4, with translation MLHFALWNEAQCLCFDDWRQVKVILKDVLQTEEGQRYLSSCGSDTNAKTQSPLKRGPRERRSERGPSTEHSTVRRRASVPRKDQTKFSPLKLTTCTSSKTTDTVCAEENDMHLPKEVQTPAAKRCKRFNNSVKQAEHNASDEEESCSLKESESSSKESHPESELCPVEEDDSLRPASVSPLHSEEADSEQISENFITATHTPSKVKQPSGFRRTEYQDSESEAVPTQQNTSKDEAQECAEVMGEKEGEIEQEREEEDLLYQNGEVLDERGGARGSVLRLSTGATEGQLADGEVTPKSSQIAGSSDKHIVDSELVEVRQASKPQTTEPIILSSEEEEEEEENRVTSHVPTLEGAKDPHRQQKPIQAMERKKIPDAHIHPSDMNSQGSSFEASALSGCPVMELQFSALYMGSLSILTNGLVKITDDRITISCKEPSGSEVKASLATAHVRKYSVWDGLLVRDSRLAKENEVPPPSVLLLWLAEVQARRLSSDLCVFQPGTRPAEGSTCVVLCVSEPLNGVQGALLASIMDIVGLRHGNTELLSPLTHPDSLKLLQSSRDSHMFQLLLPRAEAHPVLCESGTAPAPASTTTTSAKAQDSDAQPDSRVYTLCQSSSQSAYSVSLAHNPGADWTPYRHCGPARRLIQFPPPPSKGAITVTTEDLECLDSGEFLNDVIIDFYLKYLLVQKAPHASVRRSHVFSSFFYKQLTRRDNANEDSTSTPAQLRRHQRVRTWTRHVDIFEKDFLFVPVNQEAHWYLVVVCFPGLEEPQYVERGGHASVHDGTENSSDTTAQSESQHGDGDVNSDENSSRSISAPGPPTCTEKTCKRQTVCKRPCILIMDSLKLSVHERIFKLLREYLQAEWEVKRGGHRDFSAERMVGSHCRVPLQDNSSDCGLYLLQYAESFLQDPVVHFDLPLKLECWFPRQKVREKREEIRDLVLHLYRFQQGSLGNDSSDDGKEIGNIV, from the exons ATGCTGCATTTTGCCCTGTGGAACGAGGCACAGTGTCTTTGCTTTGATGATTG gCGACAGGTGAAAGTGATCTTGAAGGACGTTCTCCAGACAGAAGAAGGGCAGAGATACCTCAGTAGCTGTGGGAGTGATACCAATGCAAAGACACAGTCACCACTTAAAAGAGGACCCAGGGAGAGGCGGAGTGAGAGAGGACCCTCAACAGAGCACAGCACAGTCAGGAGGAGAGCTAGTGTACCTCGCAAGGACCAAACTAAGTTTTCACCTCTCAAACTCACCACCTGTACATCCTCTAAAACGACTGACACTGTGTGTGCTGAGGAGAATGATATGCACCTTCCCAAAGAAGTCCAAACTCCAGCAGCCAAAAGATGCAAAAGATTCAACAATTCAGTGAAACAAGCAGAACATAATGCATCTGATGAGGAAGAGTCCTGTTCACTTAAAGAAAGTGAATCTTCAAGCAAAGAAAGTCACCCAGAGAGTGAGTTATGTCCAGTTGAGGAAGATGACTCTCTGAGGCCTGCGAGTGTCAGTCCTCTTCATTCTGAAGAAGCTGATTCAGAGCAAATCTCTGAAAATTTtatcacagccacacacactccatcaaaAGTTAAGCAGCCAAGCGGCTTTCGCAGAACGGAATACCAGGACTCAGAGAGTGAAGCAGTTCCCACTCAG CAAAATACCAGCAAGGATGAAGCACAAGAATGCGCAGAAGTTAtgggagaaaaagagggagagattgaacaggagagagaggaggaggatcTGCTATACCAGAATGGAGAAGTGCTAGACGAAAGGGGCGGAGCCAGAGGTAGCGTCCTACGCCTGTCCACAGGGGCAACTGAGGGCCAGTTGGCTGATGGAGAAGTCACACCCAAATCCAGTCAAATAGCAGGCTCTTCAGATAAACACATCGTTGATTCAGAGCTTGTGGAAGTCAGACAGGCCTCTAAACCACAAACAACTGAACCAA TTATTCTTTccagtgaggaggaggaggaggaggaggagaatcGTGTGACATCGCATGTCCCTACACTAGAGGGAGCCAAAGATCCACATAGGCAACAAAAGCCTATACAGGccatggagagaaaaaagattcCAGATGCACACATTCATCCCTCTGATATGAACAGCCAG GGTTCCAGCTTTGAGGCCTCTGCTTTAAGTGGTTGTCCGGTGATGGAGCTTCAGTTCTCTGCCCTCTACATGGGCAGCCTCAGTATTTTGACTAATGGGCTTGTAAAG ATCACAGATGATAGGATCACCATTTCATGTAAAG AGCCTTCAGGTTCTGAGGTAAAAGCTTCCTTGGCGACAGCACACGTACGCAAGTACAGCGTGTGGGATGGGCTTTTGGTGCGGGACAGTCGTttagcaaaagaaaatgaagtgcCACCTCCATCTGTCCTCCTCTTATGGCTGGCTGAAGTTCAAGCACGACGCCTATCCAGCGACTTGTGTGTCTTTCAGCCAGGGACACGCCCAG CTGAGGGTAGCacgtgtgttgtgctgtgtgtgtctgaaccCTTGAATGGAGTACAGGGTGCACTGCTTGCCTCTATAATGGACATTGTAGGTCTCAGACATGGAAATACTGAGCTTCTGTCCCCACTCACACACCCCGACAGTCTGAAGCTTCTGCAGAGCAGCCGAGACTCACACATGTTCCAACTGCTGCTTCCCAGGGCAGAGGCACACCCTGTCTTGTGTGAGTCCGGGACTGCGCCAGCACCAGCGAGCACAACTACAACCTCGGCTAAG gcccaGGACTCGGATGCCCAGCCAGACTCCAGAGTTTACACATTATGTCAAAGCAGTAGTCAGAGTGCTTACAGTGTGTCCTTAGCGCATAATCCTGGAGCAGACTGGACTCCATACCGGCACTGTGGCCCTGCACGCAG gTTGATCCAGTTTCCTCCGCCACCGTCTAAAGGAGCCATAACTGTGACCACTGAGGACCTGGAATGCTTAGATAGTGGGGAGTTTCTCAATGACGTCATCATCGACTTCTACCTCAA GTATCTGTTGGTGCAGAAGGCACCTCATGCTTCAGTGAGAAGATCTCACGTTTTTAGCAGCTTCTTTTACAAACAGCTCACACGGCGTGACAATGCCAATGAAGACAGCACCAGCACACC agcCCAGCTCAGGAGGCACCAGCGGGTAAGGACATGGACACGTCATGTGGACATCTTTGAGAAAGACTTCCTATTTGTGCCTGTCAATCAAGA AGCTCACTGGTACCTAGTAGTTGTGTGTTTTCCTGGGCTGGAAGAGCCACAGTATGTGGAGAGAGGAGGCCATGCCTCAGTGCATGATGGGACTGAAAACTCCAGTGATACCACAGCGCAGAGTGAATCTCAGCATGGTGATGGGGACGTAAATTCAG ATGAAAACTCTTCAAGGTCTATTTCTGCTCCTGGTCCACCA ACCTGCACAGAAAAAACCTGTAAACGACAGACTGTCTGTAAGAG ACCCTGCATTCTCATTATGGACTCTCTGAAGCTGTCTGTTCATGAGCGTATCTTCAAGCTCCTGCGCGA GTATCTACAGGCGGAGTGGGAGGTAAAAAGAGGTGGACATCGAGACTTCAGTGCAGAGCGGATGGTGGGCTCCCACTGCAGAGTTCCTCTGCAAGACAACAGTAGTGACTGTGGTCTTTATTTACTGCAGTATGCAGAAAGCTTTTTACAG GATCCTGTAGTGCACTTTGACCTTCCACTGAAGCTAGAGTGTTGGTTTCCACGACAGAAAGTGCGTGAGAAGCGAGAGGAGATTCGAGATCTTGTGTTGCACCTGTACCGATTTCAGCAAGGCTCTCTGGGAAATGACAGCTCAGATGATGGAAAAGAAATAGGAAATATAGTTTAG